AGACCGCTTTCATAACCATGTGAATGGATAGATATGAGGGCAGTTTGCGTCTTACAGACGGGTACGAGAATGCCCCCGTCTCAGACACTCGATAACGTTATCGGCGATCGATTAGATTCGGGTCACAGGAGAGTGCGATAAGACTGCCCGCCGCCAGAGTGACCTCGGCATAACACGCTTCTGATCTCCCCGCAATCCTCAGTCCGTATTTGCTTCCTAAAATTCACCCGCGTCTCCAAAAGAATGACGACATTCCCAGGCCCTTCCTGGTGAATATCTCGACTCACTGCATCGCTTTGGATTCCTCCTAATCTCCACATTTAGCATCCTGGAGAGATCGCTGATCTTGTCAGCTGCGCTATCACAATGCTCCATTACCGTACACAAGGCTTCAATGGAAGTGCGGTTAAATATTCTCCTTTCTTCGACAATCGCCTGGCCGTCGCAAGCGCGGCCAATTTCGGGCTTGTAGGAAATGGCAGGCTGTATGTTCTGGAGCTGACTCCGAACGGAATTGTGCCTGTCAAATGGTAAGCAGATATCTCTTGATATGTTCTTGGAAATGCCTCGAAGAGCCCGCCTATTTGGCATGTTTGAAGGATAGTCGCCGTCACAAGAACTGACAGTTTCGATGAATTTGACAGGTTCACTACCCAGGATTCTCTGTACGACCTTGCCTGGTCTGAAATTCACGAAAACCAAGTCTTGACCGCGTCGGGCGATGGCAGCATCAAGCTCTATGATACGACAGCTGATGATTTTCCAATCATGAATTGGAAGGAACATAACCGGGAAGTGTTCAGTGTGAACTGGAACCTGGTGTCAAAAGACCGATTCTGTTCTAGTAGCTGGGATGGTACAGTACGGGTCTGGACGCCTCATCGACAACAGTCTCTCCTCACACTACCAACACATAGCTGTACCTATTCCGTGTCATTTTGCCCTCATAACCCGGAACTCATTTCATGTGTCACATCAGACTCATATATTCGGCTTTTCGATCTGAGGACGCCAGCTTCGGCGTCTAATCACCTTGTTGCTCAAATACCCAACCACGGCGCGTCAATGCCACCATCAATTCCTAGTCAGCCAGGTCTTCCTCCAACTCTCGCTCAACCCGCTGAGATCCTGACCCATGACTGGAATAAATACCGACCCACGGTCCTTGCGACGGCGGGTGTGGACCGAACAATTCGCACATTTGACATTCGCGCGCCTCAACAAGGACCCTTGTCGATCATGCTTGGTCACGATTACGCCGTGAAAAAGGTCGCTTGGTCGCCACATCTTTCGAGTGTTCTTCTATCGGCCAGTTACGATATGACCTGTCGTGTCTGGGATGATCGATCCGAGGCCACTGCTGCTGCGGATGCTGATTCTATGCGATCAGGGCCAGCTTCCCCAGTTGTCGGGTCGGAGCTTGGAAGAATGGGCCGACACACAGAGTTTGTAACTGGTGTGGATTGGTGCATGTTTGGAAATGAAGGCTGGTGTGCTAGCGTTGGCTGGGACGAAAGTTTGTATGTCTGGGACGTCAGAGCGATCATGTCATAAGCAAACAACCTGAACACTTGGGCATCTTTCTCCCCCGTTGGAAATTCATTTGTCCGCCTGCTTCCTAGGCAGTTCAAGGTTGGTGACGAGGAAATTGGATCGACAGATTTCCAGGGGCCTGTTGGTGTTTGTAATTTCATAGAGTGATGAAGGAACTTAGTTCAAAGTagatgagaaaaagaggaaacaaGAAATTGTCAAAGTGTTATATCCGTCCGCGCTGGCACGAATTTTGGTGAAAAGCAATTTTGCTTGACAGCATGGCATGATATGCATGTCTTAATTTCAATGAGGTAGTAATCAATCATCTCAATTCGTAAATTCTATGTCCGTGAATGCAGATCCCATATACATCAGACGGTCCGTCATCGCGATAGCAAGACAGAGCCAGGTCTGGGAAAGcactcttctttttcttgccttgTAAGCCTTGCGTCTTACAAGGGTCAACATCAGCGCTGCAGCACCTGGCTGAAGTGAGCCAAGTCGCAGCATACACACCTGCCTTGATCCCGGGTTCCTCGTCTGCCTTTGTAGGAGTGAATCTGGAGAGACCTTCCACAGTCATTCTTGCTTATATTTGTTCAACTGCCGCGAAGTGGTGTGTTGCCGCTCTACTTCGTCAAACGACCCTCAGTCTTCTTCCGCTCTGCCTCCCGAATCTGGGCGATCTCGTCCTTAGAGGCATTGACAGCGACGTGCACTTGATTGAAAGGATTCTCCTCGCTCTTTTCGAATTCCTTGCGGCAGAGATCAATTCGCTGTTGCCGACGGAGACCGGGGTTCTCTTGCTCGATCTCCGGTAGGCGACGAGCCTCGAATGCCGCATATGCGGCCTTGAACCGACGTTCCGGGTGACGCTCGACTTTAGAAGTATCCTTGCTGGTGAGAGACAGCGCGTCAAGAGCGTTGTCAATACCAGAGGCGTTCAATGCACTGCTCTTGTTGCCCGAGAAAGAATCGTCGAGCTGTGAAAGATCCAGACCACGAGTCTTCTTCTGAGCTGTCTTTGCACCAGCACCCTTGCCCTTCGAAGGTTGAGAGGCCTCCTCGGCGGCGAGAAGGGCATCACGTTCGGCCTTTTTGCGAGCAGCTTCAGCTTTCTTGGCTTCGGCGTCTTCCCTGAggtcaagaaaagaaaagcaagtAGTCAGCAGATGATCTTCTCCAAATACCGATCTCCGAAACATGCTTTCGGAGCTTACTTTTTCGCGTTTCCTTTGGCTCCCTTAGAccattccttctcctcctccgcagCACGCTTGGAGTCCTCTACGGCCTTCTTTGATGCAGCAGCTTCGGCCTTCTGAAGAAATTGTTAACCAGGCTCGCCATATAGCAATAGATAGTGGGGGCGGGGTAATGCGCACGCGAGCGTTGCCAGCGGCCTTCTTCGAATTCTCACCCGCAGCCTTCTTGCCTCCCATTTTGCGGTAATGTGTGTTCCAGAATTTGACGACAAGGAGATCTTTGAGGAAGATGTATGggttggagaagaaaaattgtACCCAGTAGGAACAATGATCCGATCTGTAAAACAATTATGCCGATTCCGACGTAGGCGGTGACGCGAAGGACCGATCGATAAGTCCAAGCTAAGTCACGGCACGAAGCGCCACCAATAGCCCTGAGTAGTCCAACGGAATACATTGACTGACTATGTAGCCCTTTGATCCAAATAGCATTTTGAAATGCAATTGATTGCTATATGAGATGAGCAAAATGAACATGGCTACTCTCCATTGTTTGGTGGAAGCAAACTTTGGGAGGGGAAATTTACACCATCAGTGCAAGCCATGGTACACGTGATCCTCGACTCGAGCTTATCAGATCTTCCCACGTGTGAGTGTATTTGCAACTTAGTACAGGCTGGATGGTGCTGTTGCCTTACTCATTCTCATACTGTTTCTTACGTTCTGTATCGATAACTCTTCCTTTACAGATAATACCCCTATCGGAATCCCAACTCGATCAACAGCTGTATGATCGCTAATGTGCGTTATAAGCACATGTAGGCTAATTCTGACCATTACACAAAACCCTCAGTATAGAGGTATTCACCTCTGCCAGCCCGAGGCCCGCTTTTTTAGAATTGGTAAGATTCACAGTTAAGCTCTTGCGACTAAGTAGTCTTAGCAACCAACAACTCCGGCTTCGGCGCTAAGAGCGAAACAATCGGTTTGTTGCTTACATCATTGATCATATCTAAAATTGGGTCAATTCCTGTGGGATTGAGCAAAGGCCAATATTACGACTAGGTTATGTTCCATGTTGTAGAAGCGGAACGATTGACGAGTCTAGGGAGATATAAGATGTAGTCAAACGCATCAGTATATTGACTCGTGAGGTTGGAGGCAGGTATCTCAGCAATCTTTGCAAGACACTATATGATAATATCCAGACAGGAACTGAAACCTGAAGCTCTCCGCGTCGATAAGGTATCGCTGCCTGAAATATCTACCAGCTGAGCCGTGATCACCTGGCTCAACCAATAGACATTTTGTGAGTGCCTTATAGCTCAGGC
This genomic window from Penicillium oxalicum strain HP7-1 chromosome III, whole genome shotgun sequence contains:
- a CDS encoding Peroxisomal targeting signal 2 receptor — encoded protein: MLHYRTQGFNGSAVKYSPFFDNRLAVASAANFGLVGNGRLYVLELTPNGIVPVKWFTTQDSLYDLAWSEIHENQVLTASGDGSIKLYDTTADDFPIMNWKEHNREVFSVNWNLVSKDRFCSSSWDGTVRVWTPHRQQSLLTLPTHSCTYSVSFCPHNPELISCVTSDSYIRLFDLRTPASASNHLVAQIPNHGASMPPSIPSQPGLPPTLAQPAEILTHDWNKYRPTVLATAGVDRTIRTFDIRAPQQGPLSIMLGHDYAVKKVAWSPHLSSVLLSASYDMTCRVWDDRSEATAAADADSMRSGPASPVVGSELGRMGRHTEFVTGVDWCMFGNEGWCASVGWDESLYVWDVRAIMS
- a CDS encoding Coiled-coil domain-containing protein; its protein translation is MGGKKAAGENSKKAAGNARKAEAAASKKAVEDSKRAAEEEKEWSKGAKGNAKKEDAEAKKAEAARKKAERDALLAAEEASQPSKGKGAGAKTAQKKTRGLDLSQLDDSFSGNKSSALNASGIDNALDALSLTSKDTSKVERHPERRFKAAYAAFEARRLPEIEQENPGLRRQQRIDLCRKEFEKSEENPFNQVHVAVNASKDEIAQIREAERKKTEGRLTK